AATATTCAATTGCATATATATTTTTGATCATGATTGGATTTGCAAATATAGCGAATGCTCAATCTGATACCGATGAGAGTTTGGGAGATGAATCTGTTGAAGTTCTTCAAGACTCGCAGTTTGAAATTGTCAAAGAAAGAGTCAATAGCCTTGAAAAAGCTTCAAGAAGGTTTGATAAAATTCCTCCTCAACCGGATTTGACATCTGAGAAAAAGACATTTGAATACGATGTTCAGGATTTTGAGATTGATTTTCCAGAGTATAATCCAAGGATTAGAATGTTGAAAATCAAAAATGAAGGAGTGCCAAATTATACATCCAATTATTTAAGATTAGGTTTTGGTAATTACACAAGTCCTTATTTTGAAGGTTTTTTAGCAAATCAAGCGAGCAAAGAATATAATTGGGGTGTTCATGCGAATCACAGATCTTTCGTTCAAGGGCCTGTGGATGGGAAGAATTCAGGCGAAAGCTCAAGTGATATTGCCTTATTCGGACAGTATTTCGGCAAAGTGGTTAATGTGGATGCTAAGTTGAATTATGGAAGAAATGGACTGTATTATTATGGATATGATGCTGAGCAAGAAATTCCTTCTGCAGATTCTATCAAGCAAGTTTATAATCGTTTTGGAGCACAAGTCAGATTGGAGAATGCAGAGCAGGAAAAGTTTGTGTATGGTGTTGGCTTGAGCTATGATCTTGTCAGTGATAAGTTTACTTCAAAAGAAAATAATTTAGTTGTTGATCTGAATGGAGGGTATTTAATTGATGATAAATGGAGGTTTGATATTTTTGGGCAGATGATCATGTCCAATTATTCCAATGAGTTTTATGATCGTGATAGAACTGCTGTTAATGTTAAGCCCGTTTTGACTTACTCGCCTGATCGTTGGACATTGGATATAGGTCTTAGCTTTTTCTCGCAAAACGATACTATTGGACCAATCTCGCAATTGGCAATTTACCCTTTTGCGAATTTTGAGTATAAGCTAAATGAAAAAGTGACGTTATCCACTGGTTTCAACAGTGGCTTGAATGTCAATACATATGCCGAATTGACCAAGGAAAATCCATTTTTGAGCACAATGGCAAATTTGCAGAATTCATCAACGATGTTCGATATACATGCAAGCGCCGTGATGAAAGTAAATTCATATATGGAGTTCGAGGGAGGAGTTTCTGTCTCTGGTATTGACAATCAATACTTTTTTGTGAATGATTCATTGGATAGGTCCAGGATGAATGTGGTCTATGATAATGGAACTACACAACAAATGAATGTATTTGTCGCTACAAGGTTCAAAAAAGCTGATTTGTATAGTTTAGCATTTAGGTTTGATTACAATAGCTATAAAACTAAAAATTTGGAAGAAGCTTGGCATAGGCCAGCATATACTTTAGCGTCTGATTTTGGATTTAAGGTGAATGATCAGCTGAGGCTGGGTGCTGCTTTTGGAGTGCTTGGAGGAATAAAGGCATTGGATGAAAATGGAGAAATAGAAGATTTGAAGACGATTTTAAATTTGGATTTAAAAGCGGATTATTCGATAAATGAAAAGTGGGGAGCTTTTGTGGAGATAGATAATATAATAGGTCAGAAGAATCCTTATTTCTTATATTATCCAACAAGAGGAGTACAGTTTCTGGGTGGCGTTTCTTATTCTTTTTAATATTATTTTAATGTTATAAATAAGAAAGCTTGAAAAATTGGTTTAATTTTGAGCCATAATATTAGAGAATGAATTTTTGTAATCACCTGTCAAAACAATAAACACATGAGTCAAAACGAATTTTTAAACGATAAAGGACACAACGAGAAGAAAGCACAAAGCGATTTGGATCAAGATAATTTTGGTTTGCCAGAGGTGCCTGGCAAAACAAGTTCGTCGGACAACAGCTATTCATCAAGTCAGGAAAGTGGTAGCGGAAGTAACGATTCTTATCAGTGGAATAGTGGTTCAAGTAGTTATGGCGATTATTCGTCTAACAGTTCTTATTCATCAAATGACGGTAGCAGTTCTTCAAATGATTACGGCTATTCATCAGGAAACGATTTTGGCTCTTCAAACTACGGGCAAGATTCGTCTTCCAAAAACGATTATTTTTCAAATAGCAATAATGACTATTCTTCTTCAAATGATGGAGAGACTAACAAGTCGAATGATTACTTTTCTTCCGGTTCATCTTCGTCGAATGATTATGGAAGTTCTTCAGGCTCTTCTTATGGAGATTATAGTTCTTCAAATAATTATCAAGATTCTGGCACTAATTCAGACGCAAATGATGGCAATAATGAAAATGCTAATCAGCCAATGGGAAGTGCAGGTAGCACGACTGATGATGGTGGGAACGAGGAAAAGAAAGGAAGCAATAATACTGTGATAATTGCTGTTGTGTTAGCTGTATTATTGCTTGGAGGAGGTGTAGCTTGGTATTTATTGTCTGGCGATGAAGAAGCACCTCAAGAAGAGCAAATTGCAGAAGAGCCAGTTAGTGAAGGTGATGGAGCAACTGAGGAAATCGTGGTTGATGAAGTGCAAGAAGATCCTGATCAGAATGAAGTAGCTGAACCACAAGAAGAGGTTGTTGAAGAACCTGTCTCTGAGTCTGTGGAAGAACCGACTTATACAGAGTCTGTGATTGATGAGAATGCCGAGACGCCTTCAGCAGGTCAAATTGAGTACATTGATGGTCGATCAGGAAAGTACTATGTTATTGTCAATAGTTTTGTCGATGAGGATTTGGCAAAAGACTATGCTGATAAATTAGTAGATGGGGGCAAGGGAGTTTATATTATTAACCCAGGAAATAAAGTCAAGTTCTATAGAGTTTCATTGGCGAGATATCAAAATTTACCATCGGCTGAATCTTCTTTGGAGCATTACAAAGCAAATTACTCCGCTAATAGTTGGGTAGTAAGATATTAATTGAATAGAGGCGTAAGCCTAAGAATGCAGGGATAGTCATAAAGACTATCTCTGTTTGTTTAGAGAAAGATAGTTATTAAACTTTTAAAGCAAATTTTGTATGACAACACTATTGAGCGCATTTCAGGAAAGTACGGAAGTGGCGGTTAAAGAGTCCATTTCACTTATTGATTTGTTGATGAAGGGAGGGTATATGGTTGTGCCATTGGCATTGTTGCTTGTGGCTGCGATCTATATATTTTTCGAAAGAATTTTTACGCTTAAAGCGGCGGCGAAAGTTCCTAATAATTTCAATGAACAAGTAAGGCAGTTGATAGAAAGAGGTGACTTGAATGGGGCGAGGAATTTTTGTGCTCAAATTAAATCTCCTTTGGCACGAATGGTTGAAAAAGGGATTTCTAGAATCGGCAGTCCATTGAAAACGATTGAAGCATCTATCGAAAATGTGGGCAAAGTTGAGATTTATAGGTTGGAGAAGAATCTGTCATTGTTGGCCACAATTGCTGGGGCAGCTCCAATGATAGGTTTTTTAGGTACGGTAACCGGTATGATTCAAGCATTTATCGCAATTGCCCAAGAGGAAGGACAGGTAAGCCCTAAAATGTTGTCTTCTGGTATTTATGAAGCTATGATTACGACAGCGGTTGGTTTGTTTATTGGTATTGTTGCGTATTTGGCATATAACTATTTAGTGACGAGGGTTTCTAAGCTTGTGCATAGAATGGAGTACACATCGGTGGATTTTATTGATTTGTTGCAAGAACCACAAAATGTCAGATAGTTATGGGATTGGAATCAAAACATAAAGTGGATGCCAGTTTCAGCATGTCGTCCATGACGGATATAATTTTCTTGTTGCTGATTTTTTTTATGTTGACATCATCTTTTATTACGCCTTCAGGTTTGCCGGTAAGCTTGCCTTCCGCGAAAAAGCCTAAAGTTGCTATTCAGAATGTCAGCGTTACGATAACCAAGGATTTGAAATTTGCGGTAAATGACAAGGCTTCGAGTTTGAAATCTATTGAGTCGGATTTGGCAAAAGCTTTGAAAGGAAGTGGCGGAAGTGTGACATTGCATATTGATGAGGCTGTTCCTACCAAGTACTTTGTGAAAGTAGCAGGAATAGCTACATCTTTGGATGCTAAAGTATCAGTAGCGGCAAAGCCTGAAAAATAGTTTTTAAATTAAAACATGGAAGCTATTGGAGAAAGAACAGAAAAAAAATGAGAGAAAAAGCGCTGTGATTACATTTGTGATTACATCTCTGATTCTTTTATTGGTATGGTATATTAAAGTATGGGAAGCGCCAGACCCTCCTTTGCCTGTATATGGTATAGAGATGAGTTTTGGTTTTACTGAAACAGGGCAAGGAAATAAATCCCCTGAAAAGCCCGTCACTGAAGCTGCGGCGAAATCAGAGGTAGTTGAAGAAATTATCGAAGAGTTGGATAATTCGGAAACTGTAGAGGAGGTAGTGGAGGAGACCGCTCTAGCTGAAAATGTCGAGGCTCAACAAAGCGAGGATATTAGCGATGTTGAAGATTTGACATCTGAGGTTGAGGAAATCGTTGAAACAGTTGAGGATGATTCAGATTCTTCCGTTGAAGAGGTTGAAAGCTCAGCTTCAAATTCCAGCGAAGCAGTTCAGGAAGTTGTTGAAGAGCAACCTAAATCAAGCAATTCTACGAAGCCAGCGTTGACTTATCCAAGCCAAGAGACTGCTGATGCTGAAGAAGGAAATGGAAATGATAATACTCCAGGAGCTGTTGGGAATGAGGAAAGCAAGAAAAATGAGAAGAAGCCTTTGCTTTACAGTAAGCATTCAGGCAATGGAAATATGAGTGGAGCCTCGCTGGACTTATCAGGGTGGAATTGGGATTTTGAGCCGAAGCCTGATGATAACTCGCCTGAGAATGGTAAGGTCGTATTTCAAATTAAAATCGATGATTCGGGAGAGGTGATTTCTGTAATTACTTTAGAGAAAACGGTTTCATCAGCAGTTGAGCAAATTTATAAGCGAGAGGTGGAGAGCTTGACTTTCAGCCAGACAGAAGGACAAGGCATTGCGCCTCCTGTGTCTGTGGGTAAAATAACATTTATTATTCGAACAAATTAATGAATTACAACGAAGCGGTTGATTTCTTATACAATGCTTTGCCTATGTATCAACGCGAAGGCAAAGCCGCGTATAAGACGGATATGGATAATACTATCCGGTTGTGTGAAGGATTAGGAAATCCCCAAAATAATTTCAAGACAATTCATGTCGCGGGAACTAATGGAAAAGGTAGTTCTTCGCATATGATAGCATCAATCCTGCAAGAGGCTGGATATAAGGTTGGCTTGTATACATCTCCGCATTTAAAGGAGTTTACAGAAAGAATTAAAATCAATGGCAAAGAGATTTCACAAGAAGCAGTAGTTTCATTTGTTGAAAACCATAAATCACTGATTGAAGAAGTGATGCCTTCCTTTTTTGAGATGACTGTTGGCATGGCTTTTCAGTATTTTGATCTTCAAAAGGTTGATGTTGCTGTCATAGAAGTAGGACTTGGAGGTCGGTTGGATTCAACTAATATTATTACTCCTGAGACATGTCTTATCACCAACATTAGCAAAGATCATCAGGCATTATTGGGCGATACGCTTGAGAAAATTGCAGCTGAAAAGGCAGGTATTATCAAGCCGAAGGTTCCAGTTATTGTTTCCCAAACGCAAAGTGAAGTTGAAAAAGTGTTTAAATCCAAAGCTGAAAATTGTGGAAGTGAGATTTTATTCGCTGACAAATCGGCGAAGTTGGAAAAAGCAGCTGACGGTCGATTTGTTTACAATGACAATTTAAAGTTTGAATTAGGGCTTCATGGGAATTACCAGCAAAATAATGCGCTTGGAGTATTGGCGTTAGTTGAACAGTTTCTTATGGCTAAATTTCCCAAAATTAGCAATCGCGATATTGAAAATGGCTTGAAGAATATTGTTTTGAACACAGGTCTTAAAGGCAGATGGCAGCAAATTGGAAGCGAACCAGAAATTATATGCGATACTGGGCATAATGAGGACGGAGTGAGGCTTTTGATGGATCAAATTCGCCATAAAGTTAAAAATAAACTTCATATCGTCTGGGGGATGGTTGATGATAAGGATGTAGTATCTATACTCAATTTATTGCCTAAAGATGCTTCATTTTATTTTTGCATGGCTGAAAACTCCCCAAGAGCTATAAAGGCTGATGCGTTGGCTAGGCTTGCAAAAGAAACTGGATTGACAGGAGAGTCTATTAGCAATGTGAATGATGCTATCGCTATAGCCAAGAGCAAAGCAAATAAAGATGATTTGATATTCGTGGGAGGGAGTACATTTGTTGTGGCAGAAATAAAGAATTTATAACATTAGATTGTGAGTTTATACCTTAAAAAGGTTAAATTGCGAATTGTGTTTAAACGAGAATATAATATTCGTAGAAGGAATAAGCAGAGATGAGAAATAAATTAGGGCGTTTTGCTGATAATGAGCAAAGGTATAATATAGTTCAGCAAGGGAAAGAGTTTTTCGAAGCAGCCAAAGGTAAATGGAATAGCGAGCATTTCAAAAATGAAAATGATATTGTTTTAGAGCTTGCTTGCGGCAATGGAGAATATACTGTTGGCTTGGCCGAGAAAATGCCTGAGAAAAATTTTATTGGGGTTGACATCAAAGGTTCAAGAATGTGGGTAGGTAGTTCTCAAGCAATAGACGCTGGGATGGATAATGTGGCATTCTTGAGAACGCAAATATTGATGTTGGAAAAATTCTTTGGAGAATCGGAAATTTCTGAAATCTGGATCACTTTTCCTGATCCTAGACCAAGAGACAGGGATGAGAAAAGACGATTGACTCATACCCGATTTTTGGAGATGTATAAGAAAATTTTAAAACCTGGCGGTTGGATAAAATTCAAGACGGACAATACAGGCCTTTTTGATTATACATTGGAATTGCTTCAGCAAAGAGATGATATTAAGAGCCATGTTTTTACTAAGGATCTTTATGAAGATGAAGAATTGATGAAGGATCATTATGGAATTAAGACAAGGTTTGAGGCTAAGTTCTACGCTTTGGGTGAAAAAATTAAATACATGAAATTTCAATTTAAGGATGATGATTAAAACTAATCAGTATTTGGGGCTCGGCACTGCCTTGTATATTTTTTATATGGTTGGATTGGGAGCATTGCTTTTGATTTATCCAAAAGGTCAATTAGAGTTATGGCTTAATGACCAACATACACAATTTGGAGATTTATTTTTTAAGTATGTGACTTATCTTGGCGATGGGGCTTTATTTGCTGTATTAGGCATAGCTACATTATTTGTGAGATATTCTTACTTTGTATTGTTGGCTAAAATTATCGTATTGCAGACGCTGATAGTGCAAGTCATGAAACGATTTGTTTTTGACTTGCCTAGGCCGAAGCTGTTTTTTGAGAATTATGATGTTGCTTTGAATTTTGTCGAAGGAGTTAAAGTGCATGGACATCACTCATTTCCTTCAGGGCATACTGCATCCGCTTTCGTTATTTTCATATTTTTGAGCTTGATATTGAAGAATAGATACTTTACAATATTTGGATTGTTAGTTGCAGGACTTGTTGGTATTTCTCGTGTCTATTTATTACAACACTTTTTTGTCGATATTTTCTTTGGATCTATTATAGGCGTTTTTTCTGTTGCGGTAGTATGGAGACTGTATGAAGTTAATCGAATGCCTTGGTTGAATAGTCCATTTATGATGAAAAAGCTTGTTCTAGCTTGAAACCTTGGATAATAAACCAAGCATAATTCGTTATATTTTAGTAACTTAAGAAATATGACGATTTACAAAGATTCTACACTCAGATTTATATTGATTCCATTAGTTGCTGTTTTAGTGTTTCTTTCAGATTATTATGATCGAATGGAAATGACACAACTTCATGGATTTGCTTTTTTTTCTTGTTTTTTGTCCATTACGATTAGTTGGCATTTGATCAGAAAAATTTCCAGAACAATGGAGCATTATTGGAAATGGGGCGCTGGTCCGGTTAACCGATTGTCTATTCAATTTGTAGTAACAGGCTTAGGGGTTCTAATGGTAGATAAGTTAATGCTTTTGATGCAGTTCTCAATGCCTTCAGAGTTGGCTTTTAGCTTTTCTGAAATTCAATTGGTCTCATATTTGATTTCAGTGAATGGCATTTATCTATTATATCATTATGGTGTGAAATCTAACAATAGTGTTGTTATCAAAGAAGAGTTCCATCTTTATGAAACAGAAGAAGAAAAGGCGGTAGCTTAGTTTAGATACCGTCTTTGTTATTTATACGATTTTCAAACTTATTGATCATACTTTCCCACTCTAGGCCATAAATTTTTTGCCCGTTTTCGAAAGTTTGATTTTTGAAAAAGGCTAAGAACTTGTCTTTTCCTCCTTCTCTGATCATAAATTGAATGAATTCTCCTGCTACAGGATAGGAGATTTTTCGAGGTACGCTATTCCAGTTTTTCCACATATCTATGACCTTGATATCTGGATAGTTGATTTCTTCAATGTTCTCCTTGGCGATTTTAAGTTTGTTTTTTCGCGTCAGATCAAAATGAACAGCTGTACCTTCGGTGATAAAAGGACTTTCAATTTCTATATCAATGGTATTATAAGAGATGATATGAGTTATTTCATGCCCTTTGGTTTGTTCTCTGTGCGTGTGTGCCACGCAAAATAAAGGATCAACATATCCAATATCTTTTTTTAGCACTTGATTGGAGTATTCCAGCGTGCTCCAAATGTAAAAATCGATCTTTTTGGGCAGATTGTATTTATTGTCGTTGAAAAAGATGTTCACCCTTTCATAAGCTCTCTCTCTTTCTGAAATAAATATTTCCTTATTTACAACTTCGTGTTCAGGGTGAAAGTAAAAATTGAAGTGTTTGGATTCTATTTTTTGCCAATCTTTAAAGCTTTGTTCCGAACCTAGCAATAGCATACGTTTGTATGTGTCATGCCTTGAGGCATCGCTGGCTTCCATTTTAAAAGCTTTTTGAAGGTATGACTTCCCTTTTTTGTAATTTTCTTCAAAGAAGTAACAAGAGCCCATGCCTGTATACGCTTCGCATTTATGGTCAATATTCGAGGCCTTTGATT
The Aureibacter tunicatorum DNA segment above includes these coding regions:
- a CDS encoding oligogalacturonate-specific porin KdgM family protein, which codes for MIGFANIANAQSDTDESLGDESVEVLQDSQFEIVKERVNSLEKASRRFDKIPPQPDLTSEKKTFEYDVQDFEIDFPEYNPRIRMLKIKNEGVPNYTSNYLRLGFGNYTSPYFEGFLANQASKEYNWGVHANHRSFVQGPVDGKNSGESSSDIALFGQYFGKVVNVDAKLNYGRNGLYYYGYDAEQEIPSADSIKQVYNRFGAQVRLENAEQEKFVYGVGLSYDLVSDKFTSKENNLVVDLNGGYLIDDKWRFDIFGQMIMSNYSNEFYDRDRTAVNVKPVLTYSPDRWTLDIGLSFFSQNDTIGPISQLAIYPFANFEYKLNEKVTLSTGFNSGLNVNTYAELTKENPFLSTMANLQNSSTMFDIHASAVMKVNSYMEFEGGVSVSGIDNQYFFVNDSLDRSRMNVVYDNGTTQQMNVFVATRFKKADLYSLAFRFDYNSYKTKNLEEAWHRPAYTLASDFGFKVNDQLRLGAAFGVLGGIKALDENGEIEDLKTILNLDLKADYSINEKWGAFVEIDNIIGQKNPYFLYYPTRGVQFLGGVSYSF
- a CDS encoding SPOR domain-containing protein, producing the protein MSQNEFLNDKGHNEKKAQSDLDQDNFGLPEVPGKTSSSDNSYSSSQESGSGSNDSYQWNSGSSSYGDYSSNSSYSSNDGSSSSNDYGYSSGNDFGSSNYGQDSSSKNDYFSNSNNDYSSSNDGETNKSNDYFSSGSSSSNDYGSSSGSSYGDYSSSNNYQDSGTNSDANDGNNENANQPMGSAGSTTDDGGNEEKKGSNNTVIIAVVLAVLLLGGGVAWYLLSGDEEAPQEEQIAEEPVSEGDGATEEIVVDEVQEDPDQNEVAEPQEEVVEEPVSESVEEPTYTESVIDENAETPSAGQIEYIDGRSGKYYVIVNSFVDEDLAKDYADKLVDGGKGVYIINPGNKVKFYRVSLARYQNLPSAESSLEHYKANYSANSWVVRY
- a CDS encoding MotA/TolQ/ExbB proton channel family protein; translated protein: MTTLLSAFQESTEVAVKESISLIDLLMKGGYMVVPLALLLVAAIYIFFERIFTLKAAAKVPNNFNEQVRQLIERGDLNGARNFCAQIKSPLARMVEKGISRIGSPLKTIEASIENVGKVEIYRLEKNLSLLATIAGAAPMIGFLGTVTGMIQAFIAIAQEEGQVSPKMLSSGIYEAMITTAVGLFIGIVAYLAYNYLVTRVSKLVHRMEYTSVDFIDLLQEPQNVR
- a CDS encoding biopolymer transporter ExbD; protein product: MGLESKHKVDASFSMSSMTDIIFLLLIFFMLTSSFITPSGLPVSLPSAKKPKVAIQNVSVTITKDLKFAVNDKASSLKSIESDLAKALKGSGGSVTLHIDEAVPTKYFVKVAGIATSLDAKVSVAAKPEK
- a CDS encoding folylpolyglutamate synthase/dihydrofolate synthase family protein, whose translation is MNYNEAVDFLYNALPMYQREGKAAYKTDMDNTIRLCEGLGNPQNNFKTIHVAGTNGKGSSSHMIASILQEAGYKVGLYTSPHLKEFTERIKINGKEISQEAVVSFVENHKSLIEEVMPSFFEMTVGMAFQYFDLQKVDVAVIEVGLGGRLDSTNIITPETCLITNISKDHQALLGDTLEKIAAEKAGIIKPKVPVIVSQTQSEVEKVFKSKAENCGSEILFADKSAKLEKAADGRFVYNDNLKFELGLHGNYQQNNALGVLALVEQFLMAKFPKISNRDIENGLKNIVLNTGLKGRWQQIGSEPEIICDTGHNEDGVRLLMDQIRHKVKNKLHIVWGMVDDKDVVSILNLLPKDASFYFCMAENSPRAIKADALARLAKETGLTGESISNVNDAIAIAKSKANKDDLIFVGGSTFVVAEIKNL
- the trmB gene encoding tRNA (guanosine(46)-N7)-methyltransferase TrmB; this encodes MRNKLGRFADNEQRYNIVQQGKEFFEAAKGKWNSEHFKNENDIVLELACGNGEYTVGLAEKMPEKNFIGVDIKGSRMWVGSSQAIDAGMDNVAFLRTQILMLEKFFGESEISEIWITFPDPRPRDRDEKRRLTHTRFLEMYKKILKPGGWIKFKTDNTGLFDYTLELLQQRDDIKSHVFTKDLYEDEELMKDHYGIKTRFEAKFYALGEKIKYMKFQFKDDD
- a CDS encoding phosphatase PAP2 family protein yields the protein MMIKTNQYLGLGTALYIFYMVGLGALLLIYPKGQLELWLNDQHTQFGDLFFKYVTYLGDGALFAVLGIATLFVRYSYFVLLAKIIVLQTLIVQVMKRFVFDLPRPKLFFENYDVALNFVEGVKVHGHHSFPSGHTASAFVIFIFLSLILKNRYFTIFGLLVAGLVGISRVYLLQHFFVDIFFGSIIGVFSVAVVWRLYEVNRMPWLNSPFMMKKLVLA
- a CDS encoding tetratricopeptide repeat protein, which gives rise to MHKSFTLALILSLSTFSAFSQRESLDVLYYQNQLDKIYSICEGKLASNPDDIDAKLWMGKAKLKEGKSQEAFDYFEEVSKSKASNIDHKCEAYTGMGSCYFFEENYKKGKSYLQKAFKMEASDASRHDTYKRMLLLGSEQSFKDWQKIESKHFNFYFHPEHEVVNKEIFISERERAYERVNIFFNDNKYNLPKKIDFYIWSTLEYSNQVLKKDIGYVDPLFCVAHTHREQTKGHEITHIISYNTIDIEIESPFITEGTAVHFDLTRKNKLKIAKENIEEINYPDIKVIDMWKNWNSVPRKISYPVAGEFIQFMIREGGKDKFLAFFKNQTFENGQKIYGLEWESMINKFENRINNKDGI